The Pantoea eucalypti sequence AATACTGCTGTGGCCGCGACTTTCTCCCTGACGCTGCTGTTCTTACGCACGCCGCTGCTTTCTGCAGTGGGCGCGTTACCCACGTTGCTCAGCGCCCAGGTCGCATTCCGTAAGCTCAACGCCTTTGACCTCGCGCCTTATCAGGCAGGGTTTCACGCGCCATCGGCGTCGTCAGACTGGCAAACTCTGGAGCTGCGCGACGTCTCTTTTCACTATGGTGACAACGGCTTCCAGGTCGGGCCGATTAACCTGGCGCTGCGCCGGGGCGAACTGGTGTTTCTGATTGGTGGCAACGGCAGCGGAAAATCGACGCTGGCGATGCTGCTGACCGGGCTGTATCAACCGCAGTCCGGCACGCTGCTGCTGGATGGTAAAGCGATCACGGCAGACGAGCTGGATGTCTGGCGCAGTCAGTTCTCCGCGGTCTTTACCGACCTGCATCTGTTTGACCGGTTAATCGGGCGGGAAGGCGTTGCCGCCAATCCGGCGCTGGTGCAGCAGTGGCTGGAAAGGCTGAAGATGCAGGACAAGCTGAAGATTGAAGGCAATAAAGTGCTCAATCTGCGGCTCTCAAAAGGACAGAGTAAGCGACTGGCGTTGTTGCTGGCGGTGGCAGAAGAACGCGATGTGCTGCTACTGGATGAGTGGGCGGCAGATCAGGACCCACATTTCCGACGCATCTTCTATCGTGAGCTGCTGCCGTGGTTGCAGCAGGCGGGTAAAACGGTGTTTGCTATCAGCCATGACGATCACTACTTCATTCATGCCGACCGGCTGCTGGAGATGCGCGAAGGCCAGTTGACGGAGCTGACCGGTAATGAACGCGACCTCGCCACGCTCGACTCGGTTAAACGCACCGATACCGGGCTTTGACGGCAGATGGCACACTCAGCAGTTAGCGCGTTAAGTTCCGTGCAGGTCGCTGAACACGGTGTTAACACTTCTGTAAGCGTCAGCAGCAGGCAGCCGTGCTGACTGAACAATCCGTTGGCAGGTGTGCCTCATACGCAGTAAATCACAGATAACAGCCCTGTACGGCAGGTCATCTGCAGTGAAGTCGATCCGTTAAAGTTTGCCTCCTGCCAGCGCAGGAGGCCGCGGATTAGTGGGCGAAATGTTGATCAAGCGGTGCGCTGAACCAGCGATTGTTCAGCACGTTTTTGATAACACTATTTTTGTCTGCCGCTGACAGGGCGTTGTCCTGTTCAATGCGGGTGAGAATATCGTTATAGCTATACGTCTTATTGCTCATGTAGATAATGGCTTTCTGCTTGTTAGCATCCATCACCAGCAGCGATTCCCCCGCTGCGGCATTTTCCGGTGTCCATTTCTTCCATTCCGGAAGGGTCTGATCGTTGGGTGACCCTGTTGCCAGGAAGTTTTTAATGTAGGAATTAAAAGATTCACCTAATGCCTGAGAGCCTTTTAGCTTCAGCGCATCCTGCGTAAATTCAGCATACTTATTTTTATCCCAAAAAGGCATAAACACGCCGTGGAAAGAACCGATGGCCGATAGTTTATCACCTGTGACAAACGCATCCGTGCCATAACGGAACTCCATCCCATACAGCGGCGCGTTATAATTTTTATACATGCGCTCAGCAGACTGGTTAACATTAAACAGGCTATATAGCAGCCCGCCATAATAATTTGCAAAGGTGTATTTATTCAGCAGCGCGGTATCATTTTTAAGCGAACCGTCTTTCACCTGTGTTGCAAACAGTGGGTCGTTACGGGCGAAGAAAGAAAACTCCTGTTGTCCTGTGGCCATGATGGCGGGGACGGCATTATAATTTTTGGTCTCAAATCCATCCTTCGGGATCACCACACCATCGCGGTAGAGATGCGGGAATTGATTCATGCGAATTCCCGCATCGCCAAAAAGCATTGCCAGATCTGCTGCCGGAAGCTGATAGAGAAAATGACGAACCTCTGGTGAGCCCGACAGGAGCCAGCTTTTCGCTGCGCCGGCATCCGGTTTAATGCCCTGTTTAACGACCAGAGGCGCTATTCTTTGCGCGAAGATGCTTTCCGCTTCATGTTTGTCAGAGGTGGTCATGCCACCACTGAAAACAATGGCTTTGTTGAACGTATTTTTAAAAAGGGGCGATATAAGCATCGCCATCACG is a genomic window containing:
- a CDS encoding multidrug ABC transporter permease/ATP-binding protein, whose amino-acid sequence is MTLLSVVFRQFRWPFIGVIALTLLSAVLGIGMIAFINREMIVAINTSFAVLPQFLLQLVVLMAVTLASQLALTMLGHQFVWRLRGEFIKRILDSRVERIEQLGSAQLLAGLTSDVRAITLAFVRLPELFQGVIITLGSAIYLAWLSPKMLLVTSLWLGVTLVGGWMLVSRVYQHMAKLREIEDNLYRDYQTVIEGRKELQLNRSRAQQVYDTVYQEDARAWRHHIVRADTYHLSAVNWSNIMTLGAIGMVFFMANSLGWANTAVAATFSLTLLFLRTPLLSAVGALPTLLSAQVAFRKLNAFDLAPYQAGFHAPSASSDWQTLELRDVSFHYGDNGFQVGPINLALRRGELVFLIGGNGSGKSTLAMLLTGLYQPQSGTLLLDGKAITADELDVWRSQFSAVFTDLHLFDRLIGREGVAANPALVQQWLERLKMQDKLKIEGNKVLNLRLSKGQSKRLALLLAVAEERDVLLLDEWAADQDPHFRRIFYRELLPWLQQAGKTVFAISHDDHYFIHADRLLEMREGQLTELTGNERDLATLDSVKRTDTGL
- a CDS encoding carboxylesterase family protein, whose protein sequence is MKNSLFRLSPTFLLFLLASSATAQTISPEITTQSGKVKGAEHQNTLSWTGIPYAKAPVGELRWKKPISPDAWQTVFDATRPATDCIQVSPDGAKGDEDCLNLNIYRPTESSTPLPVLVYIHGGNNQLGSSTEFAPAFIAEKYNAVIVTVNYRLGALGFNPLKALNDGNPLDDSGNYSLLDIKQSLAWIKDNISAFGGDRNNITVSGFSAGGRDVMAMLISPLFKNTFNKAIVFSGGMTTSDKHEAESIFAQRIAPLVVKQGIKPDAGAAKSWLLSGSPEVRHFLYQLPAADLAMLFGDAGIRMNQFPHLYRDGVVIPKDGFETKNYNAVPAIMATGQQEFSFFARNDPLFATQVKDGSLKNDTALLNKYTFANYYGGLLYSLFNVNQSAERMYKNYNAPLYGMEFRYGTDAFVTGDKLSAIGSFHGVFMPFWDKNKYAEFTQDALKLKGSQALGESFNSYIKNFLATGSPNDQTLPEWKKWTPENAAAGESLLVMDANKQKAIIYMSNKTYSYNDILTRIEQDNALSAADKNSVIKNVLNNRWFSAPLDQHFAH